The Brassica napus cultivar Da-Ae chromosome C7, Da-Ae, whole genome shotgun sequence genomic interval ataagaaaaaaaatggcacATGTATAAAACGTGTAAAACgtgtaaaatataagaaaaaaaaatagcacaTGTCTAAAAcgtgtaaaatataatattaaacaaaacatgTTTGAATACTCTTAGTAGTACTCAAGGAAGTAGTAATATTTCATTCTTCAtagtaatatttttgtaaatcagAACATTTTTTAGTAATACAACCTgaagaaattaaatttattagtaatacaaatgtatttagacaattttagattatatataacacactgacataatttttttaaataaaatgcgTATTTTCTGAATTTCATCCTATTATGGCCTTCACATCAAGACATTAGTATAGAAGTAGAAGGATGTTTTCTATAGAAATGAGAGGTTTTCAACTAATTTCAGAATTTAAGAGTATTTTATGTCTAATTTGGCaaataaacacaaatatgaCCATATAATCTCGTAATATATGAgatattttttactaaaaataaataataagacgAAAACAAAAGTTCTTTGAAACATGCATACTACATAGTAATTCAAAGTAGTTCAAAGTAGTTCAAAGTAGTTCAAGGTAGTCCAAAGTAGTACCTAGTAGTCCATATTACACATAGTAGTTCGCAGTAGTACCGAGTAGTCCATATTACACATAGTAGTTCACAGTAATACCGAGTAGTGCAGTGTTACCTAGTACAAGAGTTCCATGTTACTCAGTGGGGGAAAAAGTACTTCCACATTCAAAATACTCATGCAAACGTCCGCCTCTCCTTCCCCTGCCCCTGCCTCTTCCCCTTCCGCGTCCTCTTCTCCGTCCACGAGATTCTCCGGCTGATGGAAACCTTTGCTTTTGAGTGGGTCCTTTCTTTTTTTCGTATACCGGGGGAAGAACTTTAAGTGCTCGAATCTCATCAGGTATGACCCATTCAGACATATGAGGAACTGGATAAATCGTCCTACAGTATGCCAATGCCCACAACTCCACCAAATAGTATTTTGAACAAAACTCTTGTAGATGAAGATCTCTTCCTACGCTCAAGAACttggcagcagcagcagcatgaACACATGGGATTTTGTCTAGATCAAAACACCTGCAGGTGCACATTTTTCTTGCCAAATCAACCGTATAAATCTTTCCGTCACTACCATTGACATTGTACTCAAGGTGGAAGCTGTTTATCTCAACAACATCTAAACACCTCGCTTCCAAACATCTTTTTGACAACTCCTTTTCCACTGTTGGCACAAGCTTCTTTGTGACTGGTATTTCAGCTGCCTTCTTCCTATGTTTGTTAAACCATTCAGTCATTTTCTTGATGATAACATCAATCATCGGTAGCATGAAGAATTTCCTCGCTTCCCGAAGAACACCATTAATGGATTCTGCTGCATTAGTTGTGTTAACATTGTATCTGTCTCCTTCAAAGTAACATCTTGCCCATTTTCTCACTTCAACACTTTTCTCCAGATACGCCGCAGCAGAAGGATACCTTCTGGAAAAGGCATCGTAGAGATCATCGAACTCAGCCACTGTATAAGCATGTGCACACTCTGTAAACTTGCTTGCGCAAGCGTCTCTATTGTTGAAAACATGTCCTTTGACATTTTGAGACAAATGCCAGATACAATACCCATGTGCAGCCATTGGGAACACCTCACGTATTGACTTGATCAAGCTCGCATTTCTATCCGAAAGAAACACCAATTCGCCTTCATCTGCTATCACTGACCTCAACTTATTCATAAACCACATCCAGCTTTCGTCTTTCTCACCATCAACTACACCAAATGCGATAGGGTAGTGGTGACGATCCGGATCTTGAGCCGTCGCAACAAGCAGAACTCCACCATAAACATGCTTAAGATGTGTTCCATCCACAATGATAACTTTCCTCATCGCTGCGAATCCTTCTATGGAAGCTCCAAATGCgaaaaatagatacttaaatctttttgCCGCATCCACTTCAACATAACTTACTGAGTCAGGATTCTTCAACTTAAGCATGTACATGTAGGAGTGTATCATAGAAAAACTCTCTTCCGGAGTACCTCGGACTTCATTAGCAGCCATCCTTTTTCCTCTCCATGCTGTGGCATACGACACATCAACACCAACCTTGTGGGTAACCATACTGATCAGATCAGCTGgtgttggtgtgtcatatctacCGGGATATTCTTCACTCAAAACAGATGCGACAACATGTGGTGTGCCTCTCCTTCTGTTTCTAAGGGTACTTGTAGTTACTACTGAGCATGTATGAGACTTGTTGTAAGTTCTAACCGTCCAAAGATCTGAATTCTTAAGCTTTACTACACGCAAATACCACTTGCAACCTTCTTTGGCTCCTCGACATTTTGCCACAAATCTCACAGTATCGGACTTCAATGTTTCATACTCAAAACCATTCTTATGTGCACCCCTCTGAACTAGAACTTGCATGGCTACCTTAGTTCTGAATTCTTGACCCTTAACCAAATCGAGACCATCATCCCATTCTTCTTCTACTGCAGCCGTGGCTTCAACTCCTCCTCTTGCAGCTGCAACTCCGGCTCTTGCAGCTTCAACTTCCGCTCCTCcagcttcttcttccactcttaCTTCTGTTCCTTCATACCCATGCTCTAAATTCTCATGCATCTCAATGTCTTCATGTTGTTCGGGTGTGTAAAGCGCGACCACACCATCCATCTCATGATCCTGATCAGTTCCATCTTGCTCAGTGTCATCTTCCTCGGTCCCATCAGAAAGACCAACATAGCTATCATCagtttcatcatcatcttcatcagaaAGACCAACATAGCTATCATCAGTCTCATCATCATCTCCTAAAAGTGACATACCACCATATGTATCATCCATGTCGCTGCTGATCTCCACATGTAAAACACTTCTACATTTATCATGATTTACTTGCATGAGATAACCCAAAACGTCTTCATCACACCAAATATATGATGGCTTGTTCGAATACAATACCATTGGAAAGTAACTAATCTTCAACATCCCATCTCTATTTGCCTTAATCTTTCTGCATATACTTTCAACCAATTCAGAATACGTAATCTCTTCCACAGCTGTCTTCATCACTAGAGTGTGAATTTCATCTTCTCCCGAGATCCATCTTCTCTCACCCCCATCTTTGATGTAACTTCCTCCgtaatcaaaacatatgattgTAATAGGTGAGGCCATAGATTTcctgaaacaaaaattatgatgagTTAACCGTTTAAAGAATCTAAGTTGTCCAAGATCTTTGGTACATACTCTATTTAGTAATACAAGTAATACAAGTAATACAGATTGTAGCTTAGTAGTACTAGTAATTCCagtattttctataaattttcatttttgttgatTTAACCCTTTTAACTAACCCAGGGGGTATTATACAACTCACAATATCGTCTACCAATATTGTAATgtattattttggtttaaaacagtgaaaaataagtagaaatatacaaaatagtcCTAAAAAAACATCATTTTCATACCAATATACCTAAAACTTTAATCTTTCATCGGTTTAAGTatgtttaatcaaaaaataacaTGTTACAAAACTCACATTATCGTCTAAcaccatttttatgttttttcctATCAAACTCGTGTTAAAAGAATCGTGTTAAAAGAATCGTGTTAAAAGAAGAGAacctttattttcatttttctttgaaaacttTTACGATTTTTAGAgctaagtttttatttttttcgttacCCATAACACATAGAACATAAGTAGTATATTAGTATGAAAATTTCATGAAAAAATCGTACCAATTTTCGTCAAAATAACCTCCAAAAAACGCCAATGGAGCTTGAAGGGGAAGAAGAATTCGCAGGTGGTTGGAAAAAATGGAGcataatctgaaaaaaaaaggaacagaTGGACACCTGTGGGAAGGAGAGAGGTAGATGGAGTGTGGGATCGCTTGTTAAGTGTCCATTAATTATGGATTTTATGTGGGAGGATGAAGGGTCCGCTTTCTATTTCTAAAATTAGAAAGTATTTCAAAATTAGAAAGTAAGGTGTGAGGTCAGCAAGaaatagataataatataatagcTGAGAATAATAAAGAGAAGAGAAATATGGTAGGGTAGTTAGAAAAGAATTGGGGTATCGAGAATACAAAATTTCCAACGGGGTCAATATAGATTACtttccttctttctcttcttactTTTGTTCGTTTTCCAAGAAAGTGATCGTTTCTCGGGATGCATCATATCACATTAAAAAATGGTTCTCAATTTGTTAAGGGAAATTTAAATCGATTTACGGTTTAGTTcggtttaatttattttggtctCATCTACACAAGCTAACTAAAGAGGTGTGCTTAATTGATACGGACTTGAGAATTTTGGGAAAACGACAATAACAATATGTTGTCTTTTTTTCCTAAGTTTCACACATTCCCATGTTCTtatccttatttttttttgttcattctgTAATTTTATTATCCAGTAGAGATGAGAAGAATAGTAATCACAGTATTAttagaaaaaatggaaaatcacTTTACAATTGCGTAACGTTATCTACTACAACGACGGGGACAGTGATGCAGAATGAAACCCTTACTTAGTGCGGGGACATGATTCGAACCTGTAATCTTCAGGTCATGAGCCTGATGAGTTGACCAATTCCTCTACCCCGCTTCTTCCCCGAGTTATTTATTACTTCTGCTCATAAGGCTTTCAGACCTCAACTAGTGCTTTGGCAATGACATTTTGCAAAACTTTCCAAATGGATAAATATCTTATCTGTTTCTAAGAATCTTTCCTCAATAAACTTGtgatttatatagaaaaaagaTGCCAAGAAGGCAAGACTATATAATTTACAAAGAACTAAGCAATGTATAATACATATGTCACATTGATGAAAGACTGTTGGGATTAAGCGGGAAAGAAGAAACGGAGACAAGGGATGTTGAGGCACGTTCAAAGGCAAAAGCCAAAAgccaaaagcaaaaaaaaaaaaaaaaaaagattgttgcCTGTTTCTAGCAACCTAGTTACTACGTTGAACCGCATTGGTTGTCTGTATAAATGCCAGAGCAAAGTGATCAGACCGGCAAAGGCTAAAGCAAAAACTCAACACAGTCAGAAAACTCAAGACATTGATTCTAATGAGGGAATCGGAAAACACGCCAGTGAGGAGTGACAAGACCCTCAAAAGGTAGAGTGAATAAACACACAACACAATCAGTAAAGCTTTACTTGTTGCGTGTTCTAAAATGCTAAAATCCTCTACTCATAACCTAGTTTGCTACAAGCAGAATCGGATCATGATCAAGTTATGGAGGAGATAAGATACCTCAGAGTTCACGGAATATGTTTCAGGAAAAGAGTGAATAAGAAACAGTATTAGAGTTAGATCAATCAATCAACTGGAGCTAGACAAAAAAGACTCTAATATTGTAGCAGAGGAGATCCCAGTCATCAAGGAGAAAAGATCTAAAGGCTATTGTTATTGAAGTTATGGCTGTTCACTGGAGAAATTTATAGAGAAACACACAAGAACATGATTTGATTGAGATGTGATAAGAGTATAACTTGGCATCACATATCAATAAGCTGAGAAGCATGGGGGTTTTGTAGAGACAGAAAAACTAACACATAACTGATAGGACTGCTTTGGACTTAAGCGCAAAACAGAGAATAAGCATATAGCTTGATTGAAACAAGAACGATTTGTTTTCTATTGCACAGagataatattatcatttattgAGCGAACAGGTCGCAAGGGAAGGGAGAATGAATGGTCCTGAGAAAGACTATAAGATGTCTATAGCACGAGAAACTATATAAAAAGTTACCGAATGGATGCTCGAAATATCGAAAGTCTGGATGATAGAATACAGATCCAACCATAGTCAAACACGAGCTTGATGGAAGGAGAGCGAGCGAGCTAGAAAGACAGGAACACACTTCTTCGGAAGAAGGGGTTTCAGGGGCAGAGCAAAACTACTCAAGTGGACATGATAAAAGCTTGGAACAAGTTCTCTGCGGTACGCTTCTGTTCAGGCGTTCCGGAAATGAGAGCAATGCGACCTCCATGTGAAGAAGATTCTGAATCAGATATTTCTATCATAGCTCCTGATATCtgatagaaagagagagagcaaAGAGGGAACATATCATGTGAAAAATGTTAGACGGTGACCCGAGGCTATATGGTGATCAGCTAGGAACgaggaagtaaaaaaaaaaaagaaaatgtaaataaaacaaACCCTTCTTATGTTGTCCAAGTTGCCTCCTCCTCTCCCCATTACTTTACCCACTGCATTGGACGGGATACGAATCTCCATTGTAGTAGAAGGATGAGGCAACCTGTGAATGCACAAGATAActtgaaataaccaaaaaacaataaaacgaAAATAACTTTGTCATAGTAGCTGCAAGCTTACCCTCCATATCTACTGGATGAGTATGAAGAGTTGGATCCATAACTGTTATCCCCCGCCTGTTTGTACAAAAACACTTATGAGCTACACTAACACAcagaaaatcaaataatttaaggaGAAGGAGATGTTACCGGAAAACTTCCATAACCATAGAGTCCACCGCTCATGCCTCCCTCTGGTCTCCTATCAAAATCCACAGGAGAAACTTGCGGAACAGAAGACATGAAAGATGGAGTTAGTGCAAGAGCAGCAGCATTACTTCTCtccaaagaagagaagaaactaCTCTTCTCAGATCTTGCAGGAGGTTGTTGGTTCCTGAAACCAGTCGTCTCTCTATCTCTCAAAACATCATCTCGAAGCCTCAAAACTATCTGAATAAGCGCATCCCTCACATTGCTTGCTTCACCCGATATCTATAAACCAAAACATTATTAGAGCAATCAAGTGAAAGCAAAAAAAGGCTGAATGATTCTAAAGAATGGTTTACCTCAACGAGCTCATCATTTAGATCAGCACACTTATTATTCTCTTTCGAGATATAAATATTAGCGTTCGTCTTCTTCCTAATCTCGCTTATGATCGAACCACTCTTCCCTATAATGCATCCTATCACCTTAGAAGGCACAAGGAGCTGCATCTTAGGCTTCTCCTCGTCTTCATCGTTTATCTTCTCTTGAAGCAAAAGCACAGCCTCGACCGCCATCGACTTCAAATCATCAGGAGACTCTTTGGACGTTACAATGATAACACAGTCCTCGTCATGATTCGCCCTCGCCCTCGAGTCATTCACCTCGATACGAGACCCGCTCGCTTGTCTTATTCCCTTAATGGTCGAACCTCCTTTACCGATAACACGACCGATGTTGGAAGAAGAGCACAGAACTTTCACAACCAACTCTTCTTGCCTAGAAGAAGACCCGCCGCCAAAAGTACCATGATGAACCACAGGAAGAGCGGGGGAAGAGAAAACCCGGCGTTGCGGTTTCTCCATAACCCTGTGGTAGTGTGCCTATAAAGGATGGTACATTGGCTCCATGTTGGAAGATAGGATCTTGACTCTGGTATAAACCCGGTTTGCGGATAGATGGAAAGATCAGATGGGATTATAATACTTGCAGGAGCTTCTTGAACAGTTGCGTCAAGAGGAATCTGTTCTTTAGGACTGAACTTGTACATGATTGCAGAAACAGCAAACAGTGCTTTCTTTACTGACTCAGCCCCTCCAGATATCTAATCACACAGTAATCAAAACATTAGCAAAATAAAGAGACAGGAGGGCCGGTCCTGGGCAAAACCGAATGAAACATTCGCCTCTGGCCCATACATAGACccccaaatttgtaaaaaatacaaatttattattGAAATCTTTACTAAACCGACTACAACCCCCAAAATCTCAAGAACGGCTCTAGAAAGAGATAAGAATAATCATAAAGGTTTCAGACACTAACCGAAACAATGTTGTCAAAATCCATAGCACAAGCATGTGAAGGATCCGAGACATCTTTGGAGACAATCTTAACATTAGCTCCGGTTCTACTCCTAACCTTCTTAACCGTCGAACCAGCTTTACCAATCACATTAGAACACTGACTAGTCGGTACCAAAAGCCGGCACTCTCTAATATCATCTCTACCTATCTTAGTGTTCTCAGCAGCAGTAGCTAAAGAAGCAACGATAGCATCATGGAGTTTTAGCAGAGCGTCTTGAGCAGAGCACAAAGGGGCGATCTGGTCACTGTTCTCTATTTCAGCAATGTCCTTCTTGTCGTTGACCGTGCAGTAGATCGTTAGGACTCTTTCGGTACAGCCTGGGAAAGGGTCAACGACTTTGATTCTGGCTCTGGTTTCTTGTCTGATCGTGTTGATGACTTTGCCACTCTTGCCTATCACGCTTCCGATGACCCCACTAGGGCAGAGGATTCTGTAGACGACGAGATCGTCTTTGTTGTTGAGTTTTTCTTCGGTTTGGTGTGAAAGTCTTCTCTTTTGGTTCCTGTTGTTGTCGTCTCTGGTAGTACGGTTATGAGTTCTCTTATTACCACGCTCAACCATTGTTGTGTCTCTTGCAAATTTACAGAGGCCTGAAACAGGAAAGTGATAATCTTTTGTTGttaaattgaaattcaattGAATCCTAATAATGCAATTGAATGAGAGAGAAACCCTAGAAAAAGGAAAACTGAAATTGGGGTGGATAAGAAAAACTGAAAGTTCGATAATTGGAATTAGATATGAAATCAATTCAAGAGAAAACGAACATACGAGAGGATTGAAGATATTTTCTCTGTACAGAGATTttaagagatgaagaagaaacaaaactctAACTGTTTGTGAAaacgaggagagagagagagagatttattGTCTGTaccagaagaggaagaagaagacggcgACGTGTTCTAAAGATACTTTGATGATCTCTTCGGTTATATTTCCTTTGTGGGGTCGCTTAATTATCACTGCAGGAACTTACTTTGTTTCTGATTTTGGTATTTGGTCCGATTctctcaaaattattatttattaggcccctaaagtttttcttttttattttgtaacaagtaaagtttttttttttcgtttataatgaaataaagttaaattgaaattaaaaaaaatagatttaggAGGTGCAGTTGGTTATACACTTATACCACCCAATACTAGAATCAGGATTGAACGATTCTTACCATCTGTGAAGTACGGTGTCGTATCAGGTCTGGGCTAAGTGGGCCTTATACGTTTCGGTTGAGGAATGGGCAAAGTGTATTGGGCTTTAGACGTTAACAAGAAGAGAAAAACGAGTTCAGCTCGTTGAGCTTTGAGACATCTGGCAAAGGAGTTTGTTACAAATGGGAGTAGACCCCACAGGCCGTTAGGATCATTGTCTTCATCGTAACAAACAGAGAGAGCGAAGAAGCTGAGAttacagagagaaagagagaggttaCTGAAGCTGGAAGAGATTGAGTCGACTAAGAAAGAGAAGATCCAGGAGTTGATCGCATCTCTTGAAGTCGCCGGACAATCTCCGGTTCAAGCTACGAGCCTTCGTCTTCGGAGGATCCAGAGGTTGAAAGACTGTCATCTCCGTCGTAGTCGCTGACGTATTCCTCTCCGGTTACTGCTTCGTGTATCTGCTTGTAATAGCTGCACAAAGAACACGATCAATATCAGGTTGTGATATCAACACTTGTAATCAAACTGATTCTAGTGGATTGCTAGCTGGCTAGCTCCGGTGAGTATAGCGGCTTCTCCGAGTTGGAGGAGTGCGGTGAACACCGGGTAACATTGTGCATTGTTCTTTGGTTCTTGTGATTGTTCGATTGCGTGATCCGTACTAACAAACGAAGTAATTGATCTTGAAGCTTAAGAGTGAATCTGATTAAGATCGAATTGAACCTAGGTGATACcttaacaagtggtatcagagcgccAGGTTCTCGGTGAAGAGAGCTAGGTTCGTtcaggattggctctgaggaaTAACAGTTCAGACCTGTGCAGATCGCAGTTGTGTGAATTGATTAAACTACGTGTGGGATTGTTATCAGGAATCTTGAAATGGAGAAGATCCATACTAAGTTCGAGATGGAGAAGTGTGATGGTTCTGGTGATTTTGGTTTGTGGAAGTTTAAGATGTTAATGCAGCTTGAGTTGTAGGGACTGGGACACATCTTAAGTACTGAAGTCGTCTCAACCTCAAAGAACgaggatgatgatggtgataCAGTCACTGAGAAGGAGGTCAAGATAGATCCTTTAGCTAAAGAAAAGGATACTAGAGCGAGAAATCTCATCTGCGCAAGCCTGACAAACATTGTGCTGAGGAAAGTCATGAGAGAGACTACAGCCATGGGAGTTTGGAAAGCTCTTGAGGGAGATTATCAGACTAAGACGCTTCCGAACATGATCTATCTAAAGCAGCGGTTCGCTAGCTACAAGATGATCGAGAGCAAGAGCATAGAGGAAAATCTCGACACTTTCTTGAAGTTGGTTGATGATTTAGCAAGTCTAAACATTGAAGTGTCAGATGAGGATCAAGCAATAGAGATTCTAACGAGTCTACCTCCTCAATATGACTCACT includes:
- the LOC106436856 gene encoding LOW QUALITY PROTEIN: KH domain-containing protein At4g18375 (The sequence of the model RefSeq protein was modified relative to this genomic sequence to represent the inferred CDS: inserted 2 bases in 1 codon; deleted 1 base in 1 codon), producing MVERGNKRTHNRTTRDDNNRNQKRRLSHQTEEKLNNKDDLVVYRILCPSGVIGSVIGKSGKVINTIRQETRARIKVVDPFPGCTERVLTIYCTVNDKKDIAEIENSDQIAPLCSAQDALLKLHDAIVASLATAAENTKIGRDDIRECRLLVPTSQCSNVIGKAGSTVKKVRSRTGANVKIVSKDVSDPSHACAMDFDNIVSISGGAESVKKALFAVSAIMYKFSPKEQIPLDATVQEAPASIIIPSDLSIYPQTGLYQSQDPIFQHGANVPSFIGTLPQGYGETATXRVFSSPALPVVHHGTFGGGSSSRQEELVVKVLCSSSNIGRVIGKGGSTIKGIRQASGSRIEVNDSRARANHDEDCVIIVTSKESPDDLKSMAVEAVLLLQEKINDEDEEKPKMQLLVPSKVIGCIIGKSGSIISEIRKKTNANIYISKENNKCADLNDELVEISGEASNVRDALIQIVLRLRDDVLRDRETTGFRNQQPPARSEKSSFFSSLERSNAAALALTPSFMSSVPQVSPVDFDRRPEGGMSGGLYGYGSFPAGDNSYGSNSSYSSSRYGGLPHPSTTMEIRIPSNAVGKVMGRGGGNLDNIRRISGAMIEISDSESSSHGGRIALISGTPEQKRTAENLFQAFIMST
- the LOC125589822 gene encoding protein FAR1-RELATED SEQUENCE 5-like: MASPITIICFDYGGSYIKDGGERRWISGEDEIHTLVMKTAVEEITYSELVESICRKIKANRDGMLKISYFPMVLYSNKPSYIWCDEDVLGYLMQVNHDKCRSVLHVEISSDMDDTYGGMSLLGDDDETDDSYVGLSDEDDDETDDSYVGLSDGTEEDDTEQDGTDQDHEMDGVVALYTPEQHEDIEMHENLEHGYEGTEVRVEEEAGGAEVEAARAGVAAARGGVEATAAVEEEWDDGLDLVKGQEFRTKVAMQVLVQRGAHKNGFEYETLKSDTVRFVAKCRGAKEGCKWYLRVVKLKNSDLWTVRTYNKSHTCSVVTTSTLRNRRRGTPHVVASVLSEEYPGRYDTPTPADLISMVTHKVGVDVSYATAWRGKRMAANEVRGTPEESFSMIHSYMYMLKLKNPDSVSYVEVDAAKRFKYLFFAFGASIEGFAAMRKVIIVDGTHLKHVYGGVLLVATAQDPDRHHYPIAFGVVDGEKDESWMWFMNKLRSVIADEGELVFLSDRNASLIKSIREVFPMAAHGYCIWHLSQNVKGHVFNNRDACASKFTECAHAYTVAEFDDLYDAFSRRYPSAAAYLEKSVEVRKWARCYFEGDRYNVNTTNAAESINGVLREARKFFMLPMIDVIIKKMTEWFNKHRKKAAEIPVTKKLVPTVEKELSKRCLEARCLDVVEINSFHLEYNVNGSDGKIYTVDLARKMCTCRCFDLDKIPCVHAAAAAKFLSVGRDLHLQEFCSKYYLVELWALAYCRTIYPVPHMSEWVIPDEIRALKVLPPVYEKKKGPTQKQRFPSAGESRGRRRGRGRGRGRGRGRRGGRLHEYFECGSTFSPTE